One window from the genome of Cryptomeria japonica chromosome 6, Sugi_1.0, whole genome shotgun sequence encodes:
- the LOC131071437 gene encoding transcription factor HRS1 isoform X1 yields the protein MTDLCKTMGSPAELTLDCRPSPGKYSSALKAISLVSDQFERVRQLDDYLKGLEEERKKIEAFKRELPFCMHLLNDAIAASKEQLADCQIHVQASTPTNQMVFSYEEQQYMPASSDSRPVLEEFIPLKKPCDESGEESEVNHSHHDSKRTKFDNGEKPNWMSSAQLWSQNSESEECKEEQRVSPQEKPLKPHDSHSGRSGQEQVFASNSKLFPDSKQRTGGAFLPFSRERQSNPAVSVRSDAGKTLPDLALSSGEQEVGSSLRCNEMAKLNNATTTTFRSSKSKEPTETATPVISKEGSAKPNVGGCSPAPTTSNGAQSGGQSQRKARRCWSPELHRRFVSALQQLGGSQATPKQIRELMKVDGLTNDEVKSHLQKYRLHTRRPSPSPQTSASQAPQLVVLGGIWVPPDYAAAAAHQAPGLYSPLSNTTTSHSQSHYCQSPMPQEYYSQANQSSQLQRSQLTYCEQHHTPSQSLSSPQGPLQLTGQSSGARGTSADGGREESVGDGKSESSSWKGEENGQNGEATNMGSSLSLRKPLQSVDGDDEDSRGSETALKF from the exons ATG ACCGATCTGTGTAAAACAATGGGATCACCGGCAGAGCTGACACTGGACTGCAGGCCTTCTCCTGGTAAATACTCCAGCGCGTTGAAGGCAATTTCCCTTGTAAGCGATCAGTTTGAAAGAGTGAGACAGCTCGATGATTATCTCAAGGGACTAGAGGAGGAAAGAAAGAAAATTGAGGCTTTCAAAAGAGAACTTCCTTTCTGTATGCATCTTCTTAATGATG CAATTGCTGCCTCCAAGGAACAGTTAGCAGATTGCCAAATACATGTACAGGCATCGACACCGACAAATCAAATGGTTTTCTCCTATGAGGAGCAGCAGTACATGCCTGCTTCTAGTGACAGCAGGCCAGTGCTAGAGGAGTTCATACCTCTCAAGAAACCGTGCGATGAGTCTGGAGAGGAATCAGAGGTGAATCACAGCCATCATGATTCAAAGAGAACAAAATTTGACAATGGTGAAAAACCCAACTGGATGAGTTCTGCTCAGCTGTGGAGTCAGAATTCTGAATCTGAAGAATGCAAGGAAGAG CAAAGGGTCTCTCCACAAGAAAAACCATTGAAGCCGCACGATTCTCATTCTGGCCGATCTGGTCAAGAGCAAGTTTTCGCATCAAACTCTAAGCTATTTCCTGATTCTAAGCAAAGAACTGGAGGAGCATTCCTCCCATTTTCAAGAGAGAGACAAAGCAATCCAGCTGTCTCTGTAAGATCGGATGCAGGCAAAACCCTACCAGACCTTGCCTTGTCATCAGGAGAGCAGGAGGTAGGTTCCTCCCTTAGATGCAATGAAATGGCCAAGTTGAACAATGCCACCACCACCACATTCAGGAGTAGTAAATCCAAGGAACCAACAGAGACCGCTACGCCTGTGATCTCCAAGGAAGGGTCAGCAAAACCTAATGTGGGTGGTTGCTCTCCTGCTCCAACTACATCCAATGGAGCTCAATCTGGCGGTCAATCTCAGAGAAAAGCTAGAAGGTGCTGGTCACCAGAACTGCATAGGCGCTTTGTCAGTGCTCTTCAACAGCTAGGTGGCTCACAAG CAACACCAAAGCAAATCAGAGAGCTGATGAAGGTGGATGGGCTTACCAATGACGAAGTCAAAAGTCATTTACAG AAATACCGTTTGCACACTAGAAGGCCAAGTCCTTCTCCTCAGACGTCTGCTTCTCAAGCCCCACAGTTGGTGGTTCTTGGAGGAATTTGGGTGCCTCCTGATTATGCAGCAGCAGCAGCCCATCAAGCTCCAGGACTTTACAGTCCCCTTTCAAATACTACCACTTCTCATTCCCAATCACACTATTGCCAATCGCCAATGCCCCAAGAATATTATTCCCaggcaaatcaatcttctcaactaCAGCGTTCACAGCTTACCTATTGTGAACAGCATCACACTCCTTCACAGTCTTTAAGCTCACCTCAAGGGCCTTTACAGTTGACAGGACAGTCTTCTGGTGCTAGGGGGACCTCTGCAGATGGTGGCAGAGAGGAAAGTGTAGGAGATGGAAAATCAGAGAGTTCCAGTTGGAAAGGTGAAGAAAATGGCCAGAATGGAGAGGCGACTAATATGGGCAGTTCTCTGTCACTGAGAAAACCTCTACAGTCTGTAGATGGAGATGATGAAGATAGCAGAGGCAGTGAAACTGCTCTGAAGTTTTAG
- the LOC131071437 gene encoding myb family transcription factor EFM isoform X2, translating into MTDLCKTMGSPAELTLDCRPSPGKYSSALKAISLVSDQFERVRQLDDYLKGLEEERKKIEAFKRELPFCMHLLNDAIAASKEQLADCQIHVQASTPTNQMVFSYEEQQYMPASSDSRPVLEEFIPLKKPCDESGEESEVNHSHHDSKRTKFDNGEKPNWMSSAQLWSQNSESEECKEEQRVSPQEKPLKPHDSHSGRSGQEQVFASNSKLFPDSKQRTGGAFLPFSRERQSNPAVSVRSDAGKTLPDLALSSGEQEVGSSLRCNEMAKLNNATTTTFRSSKSKEPTETATPVISKEGSAKPNVGGCSPAPTTSNGAQSGGQSQRKARRCWSPELHRRFVSALQQLGGSQVATPKQIRELMKVDGLTNDEVKSHLQKYRLHTRRPSPSPQTSASQAPQLVVLGGIWVPPDYAAAAAHQAPGLYSPLSNTTTSHSQSHYCQSPMPQEYYSQANQSSQLQRSQLTYCEQHHTPSQSLSSPQGPLQLTGQSSGARGTSADGGREESVGDGKSESSSWKGEENGQNGEATNMGSSLSLRKPLQSVDGDDEDSRGSETALKF; encoded by the exons ATG ACCGATCTGTGTAAAACAATGGGATCACCGGCAGAGCTGACACTGGACTGCAGGCCTTCTCCTGGTAAATACTCCAGCGCGTTGAAGGCAATTTCCCTTGTAAGCGATCAGTTTGAAAGAGTGAGACAGCTCGATGATTATCTCAAGGGACTAGAGGAGGAAAGAAAGAAAATTGAGGCTTTCAAAAGAGAACTTCCTTTCTGTATGCATCTTCTTAATGATG CAATTGCTGCCTCCAAGGAACAGTTAGCAGATTGCCAAATACATGTACAGGCATCGACACCGACAAATCAAATGGTTTTCTCCTATGAGGAGCAGCAGTACATGCCTGCTTCTAGTGACAGCAGGCCAGTGCTAGAGGAGTTCATACCTCTCAAGAAACCGTGCGATGAGTCTGGAGAGGAATCAGAGGTGAATCACAGCCATCATGATTCAAAGAGAACAAAATTTGACAATGGTGAAAAACCCAACTGGATGAGTTCTGCTCAGCTGTGGAGTCAGAATTCTGAATCTGAAGAATGCAAGGAAGAG CAAAGGGTCTCTCCACAAGAAAAACCATTGAAGCCGCACGATTCTCATTCTGGCCGATCTGGTCAAGAGCAAGTTTTCGCATCAAACTCTAAGCTATTTCCTGATTCTAAGCAAAGAACTGGAGGAGCATTCCTCCCATTTTCAAGAGAGAGACAAAGCAATCCAGCTGTCTCTGTAAGATCGGATGCAGGCAAAACCCTACCAGACCTTGCCTTGTCATCAGGAGAGCAGGAGGTAGGTTCCTCCCTTAGATGCAATGAAATGGCCAAGTTGAACAATGCCACCACCACCACATTCAGGAGTAGTAAATCCAAGGAACCAACAGAGACCGCTACGCCTGTGATCTCCAAGGAAGGGTCAGCAAAACCTAATGTGGGTGGTTGCTCTCCTGCTCCAACTACATCCAATGGAGCTCAATCTGGCGGTCAATCTCAGAGAAAAGCTAGAAGGTGCTGGTCACCAGAACTGCATAGGCGCTTTGTCAGTGCTCTTCAACAGCTAGGTGGCTCACAAG TAGCAACACCAAAGCAAATCAGAGAGCTGATGAAGGTGGATGGGCTTACCAATGACGAAGTCAAAAGTCATTTACAG AAATACCGTTTGCACACTAGAAGGCCAAGTCCTTCTCCTCAGACGTCTGCTTCTCAAGCCCCACAGTTGGTGGTTCTTGGAGGAATTTGGGTGCCTCCTGATTATGCAGCAGCAGCAGCCCATCAAGCTCCAGGACTTTACAGTCCCCTTTCAAATACTACCACTTCTCATTCCCAATCACACTATTGCCAATCGCCAATGCCCCAAGAATATTATTCCCaggcaaatcaatcttctcaactaCAGCGTTCACAGCTTACCTATTGTGAACAGCATCACACTCCTTCACAGTCTTTAAGCTCACCTCAAGGGCCTTTACAGTTGACAGGACAGTCTTCTGGTGCTAGGGGGACCTCTGCAGATGGTGGCAGAGAGGAAAGTGTAGGAGATGGAAAATCAGAGAGTTCCAGTTGGAAAGGTGAAGAAAATGGCCAGAATGGAGAGGCGACTAATATGGGCAGTTCTCTGTCACTGAGAAAACCTCTACAGTCTGTAGATGGAGATGATGAAGATAGCAGAGGCAGTGAAACTGCTCTGAAGTTTTAG